From Salminus brasiliensis chromosome 21, fSalBra1.hap2, whole genome shotgun sequence, a single genomic window includes:
- the capzb gene encoding F-actin-capping protein subunit beta: MNDQQLDCALDLMRRLPPQQIEKNLSDLIDLVPSLCEDLLSSVDQPLKIARDKVVGKDYLLCDYNRDGDSYRSPWSNKYEPPIDDGAMPSARLRKLEVEANNAFDQYRDLYFEGGVSSVYLWDLDHGFAGVILIKKAGDGSKKIKGCWDSIHVVEVQEKSSGRTAHYKLTSTVMLWLQTTKTGSGTMNLGGSLTRQMEKDETVSESSPHIANIGRLVEDMENKIRSTLNEIYFGKTKDIVNGLRSVQTLADKSKQDALRTDLIGALNKRKQQS, from the exons ATG aacgATCAGCAATTAGACTGTGCTCTGGACCTGATGAGGCGTCTGCCTCCACAGCAGATCGAGAAGAATCTCAGTGACCTCATCGAcctg gTGCCCAGCTTGTGTGAGGATCTGCTGTCCTCTGTGGATCAGCCTCTGAAGATCGCCAGGGATAAGGTAGTGGGGAAAGACTACCTGCTCTGTGACTACAACAGAGATGGAGACTCCTACAG ATCTCCATGGAGTAATAAGTATGAGCCCCCCATCGATGATGGTGCAATGCCCTCTGCTCGTCTGAGGAAGCTGGAGGTGGAGGCCAACAACGCCTTCGACCAGTACAGGGACCT gtattttgagGGCGGTGTGTCCTCTGTGTATCTGTGGGATTTGGATCACGGTTTTGCTGGAGTCATCCTTATTAAGAAGGCTGGAGATGGCTCCAAAAAAATTAAAGGCTGCTGGGACTCTATCCATGTGGTGGAGGTGCAG gaaAAGTCCAGCGGTCGTACAGCCCACTACAAACTCACGTCCACTGTGATGCTGTGGCTGCAGACGACCAAAACCGGCTCTGGAACTATGAACCTGGGTGGCAGCCTCACCAGACAG ATGGAGAAAGATGAGACAGTTAGCGAGTCTTCCCCACACATCGCCAACATCGGCCGTCTGGTGGAG GACATGGAGAACAAAATCCGCTCCACTCTGAATGAGATCTATTTCGGCAAGACCAAGGACATTGTTAATGGCCTGAG GAGTGTCCAGACCCTGGCTGATAAATCCAAGCAGGATGCTCTCCGGACCGACCTGATCGGAGCGCTCAACAAACGCAAACAGCAGAGCTAG